The following are from one region of the Mauremys mutica isolate MM-2020 ecotype Southern chromosome 22, ASM2049712v1, whole genome shotgun sequence genome:
- the LOC123354627 gene encoding anomalous homeobox protein-like: protein MSAPRRYVGCAPRPGPALLRGEGAAAPAIPPALEKRLDKRLFQTHPNTSLAVCLDREGSVRLAAHTSDAVSWLYGRGVWTNVSMKRFMALLSKNENKDPPQAKLLDLAGQLCGDVQSVSPSLEKLVEAMMGCKLQEYFLTNISVVRACVLVLIHRGQHDTACRLLECCRVKEKEELVQLWNEIHYHKDMEKHHTDSLTSVQKFRCRKRNPPPVSLCPEGTTNRNHPEKVRQTLQRFAANVTMYPNKNQRDTLAQDTNLKPIQVYNWFANYRRRQGAQLRRLEELISSTDEEPSTRQAKHQYDSAAGVRASMSRDPGGGCIEASSESISHQADLELESFVLREGQLGSLEAILPHSSPQAVLDKSQCPPVSTSHLEEIQALGHSQVLENPLVDPMTDNRLWAAWLLLEFSAGGRM, encoded by the exons ATGTCCGCCCCCCGGAGGTACGTGGGCTGCGCACCCCGGCCCGGGCCCGCCTTGctgcggggagagggggcagcGGCCCCCGCCATTCCGCCGGCCCTTGAGAAGCGGCTGGACAAGAGGCTGTTCCAGACCCACCCAAACACCTCG CTAGCAGTGTGTCTTGATAGGGAGGGGAGTGTTCGTCTAGCAGCTCACACATCAGATGCTGTTTCTTGGTTGTATGGAAGAGGTGTCTGGACGAATGTAAGCATGAAGCGATTCATGGCGCTGCTTAGTAAGAATGAAAACAAGGACCCTCCACAGGCCAAGCTGCTGGATCTAGCAGGACAACTCTGTGGTGATGTTCAGAGCGTGTCTCCCAGCCTGGAGAAGCTGGTTGAGGCAATGATGGGGTGCAAGCTTCAGGAGTATTTCCTCACCAACATCAGTGTAGTCCGAGCCTGTGTGCTTGTCCTTATCCACAGGGGACAGCATGACACAGCCTGCAGACTCCTGGAG TGTTGCAGGGTGAAAGAGAAGGAGGAGCTGGTGCAACTTTGGAATGAGATCCACTACCACAAAGACATGGAGAAACACCACACAGATTCCCTGACATCGGTGCAGAAGTTCCGGTGCAGGAAGAG GAATCCTCCACCAGTTTCCCTCTGTCCTGAAGGCACAACTAATCGAAACCATCCAGAAAAAGTGCGCCAAACACTGCAAAGATTTGCTGCAAATGTGACAATGTATCCAAACAAGAATCAGCGG GACACTTTGGCTCAGGATACGAACTTGAAGCCAATTCAGGTCTATAACTGGTTTGCCAATTACCGTCGTCGTCAAGGAGCCCAGCTCAGGCGGCTGGAAGAGCTCATCAGTTCAACCGATGAGGAGCCTTCAACTCGCCAAGCAAAACATCAGTATGATAGTGCAG CAGGTGTCAGAGCTTCTATGAGCAGGGACCCTGGAGGTGGCTGTATTGAGGCCAGTTCAGAAAGCATCAGTCACCAGGCAGATTTAGAGCTTGAAAGTTTCGTGCTTAGAGAAGGACAGCTAGGGTCCCTGGAAGCCATTCTTCCCCACAG TTCCCCTCAGGCTGTGCTTGACAAATCCCAGTGCCCACCTGTTTCCACATCCCATCTGGAGGAAATCCAGGCCTTGGGACACAGCCAG GTGCTGGAGAATCCACTAGTCGATCCCATGACCGACAACAGATTGTGGGCAGCATGGCTACTCTTGGAATTCTCAGCCGGTGGTCGAATGTAA